In the Primulina tabacum isolate GXHZ01 chromosome 15, ASM2559414v2, whole genome shotgun sequence genome, AAAACAAATCTAACAGAGCTTGCTTCTAGTTTGCAGCTTGATACAACACCTTTGTACAATGATTGAGAATGCACCGTCGAATTTATATTCGAGCGAAACCATACAATGATTGAAACCATATAATGAAGTATGCACACAAAATGTTGAAttgcttaaaaaaaatatttcactaGTGCTTCCAAATATATCTCAGCCGCAGCAACCTCCAGCTTGAGATGAAGAACCATCCCTCCCACCAGATGGGCCAGGTATTCCACCATAACCAACTTTTATTCCAAAAGACTACAAAATAAAAACCAATTATTATAATTTCTTGCAAATAGATATAGATTATTAAGTATGAGTAGCGCAACAAAAGAAAAATCACGGTCAATGAAATGTTTAACGGCAAGTGGGGCAAAAAAtctcttttttaaaaattttgcttgATAGTATACATCCTAATATGAGCTATTTGAGGGTGAAAAGACTTATTTTGGTTTGTTGACTGGCAATAAAATCAGATGCCACAAATAAGAGCCATTTATTCTAGGATGAGAACACTACAGACGTTCTTAATCAAGATCTACAAAAGGAGAATGATAGTACTCATTACCAAAAGGAGAAAGGAGCTAACCTCGTTTGACACGTCAAAAACCCCATCTTGGATTTTCTTATATATTGTTGCAGCTGTTTTTATAAACGCCTGCAGATAATGCTTTGtaaatgaaaatagaaaaaaacggAATGGATAAAAAAAGGTGCATTGTACAAGGCATTGGGGTGTCCAGTTTCCTGAACTGATTCATCACCTCCTCGACGTTTTGAGCAGTTTTTGCAGATGCTTCCATGAAAAGCAATCCATGTTCTTTTGCAAACTGTTCTCCTTCTTCAGTGCTAACAGCCCTTCTGTGAGCAAGATCACACTTGCTTCCTATCAAAATTACTGTCATGTTAGGATTTGCATGCTGTCTTGCATCTTCTAGCCAGCTAGCCAAGTGATTAAATGTTTCCCTCCTGACATGTGGTAAAGGAAAGAATCTTTCTTAACATCAAGTACACTGAAGTTGGGAAAGGCTTTTGACAAATTTTTTAATGGCTCAACCCCTCTCGCGTCATGATGACACATAGTGATAGAGGAATAGTTGTAAAGGGGTGGTAATTCAATTTTTTCTCTTAATATTTCTACTATATTAACTTCAGTGAAATATGCACGCAGGCAATCATATGATGTGAAATGCAAGTATTACGTGCTGAAACAAAGGTGCTCAAACTATTAGTCGTTCTTGACCACCTTCTGTGTCATCAATTCCACAATCATACATTAACAAGACCATGAATATAGAGTCTTTAGCCATACTCTCATACTAGACCAAAACTTTAAGTTCAAAGAATCAGAAGAAATATTATAGATCATCCAGTATAACAAAATATGGAACTCTTCCACAGAGTTGCAACCTTTTGGAAGTTCAGATAGTGTtcttttttgggaaaaaaataatcaagataaAAATCACCAAGTCTCTGTACATGAAACATTACACACAGATGGAAGAGCTACCTGGTGATATCATAGACCAATAGAGCACCAGCAGCTCCTCTGTAGTAAGACCTTGTGATGGATCTAAAGGACTCCTGTCCAGCCTGAGAAATTGATCTAACTTAGATACAGGAATAGAATAATGATCCTTGGGCTTACCAGCTTTACAactttcagaaaattcattcgcAAACCAATACGTAACTCAGTTTCGATTAATGAACAACCAGTAGGCATTAGCAAGAATTCCAACAAAATGCAGTTTCAAGATCTGGGACGAACTGGAAAAGCTATTTGAATACAAGAAGTTAAAACTCTACAAGGTAAGgtactcaacatgtataaagaAAAAATCTGCTGTTTCTATAACTCAGATTGAGATTGTGTTCAAgttatttaatctaaataataTTTGACTCTCTACGTCTTTATAACATCATTAATCTTTAGTCTCATCTTATTTGAAAATGTTGAATTTAAAAGCAAGTAGTAACAGCGTCCCAGTAAACCATCGCAATAATAGACAGAAGAACATGCTTGCTACCATTACAACTTTAATTTGCATGATTTCTGAAATCAATATATACCGTGTCCCATATTTGAAGCTTGATGGGCTTAGAGTCAATAGTAATCATCCTCGCTCCAAACTCAACTCCAATAGTTAAGTCATGCACCGGCTGGAACCGCTTGTCAGTAAATTGAAGAAGAAGACATGATTTTCCCACTCCTGCACAGAAAAATGCTGTGTCACTGGGATTTTACTCAATCAACCATCCAATGTAGCTCGAACATGAAACACCAATCAATCTAGTTGGTCGGCTAATTGGGCCTTTTTCTAAAAACCTTAAAACTGCCAACTGCTACTGATTGGCTTCACTTTACATAAGATTAGGTCAAACAATTGATATCTCAAACAAAGACTAGAACTTTACACGACCCATCTAATCTAATCATCCAAACTTTATCTATATTGTTCTATTTCAAGAAGAGCAGACCACACCCATAAAAAAAACTCAATCTTCCtcaaatatcaaacaacaacATACAAGGAAAAATACACACTGATAAAGAGTATCATATTCCAATTGTACTAAACAAAACAAATCTCGAAATAACAAcgattttaaaaaatgacaGAAATCTAGAAACGGCAAAAAGAAGGAGGAGGCCGAAAAGCAGAAATTACCCGTATCGCCTATAATTATATACTTGAAAAGATATGCGTAAGACATAATTTTTTCGAATCTTGAATTGGAACTTGGAATATCTGGATCGGGAAAGAGACGGATAATCTGGAATTCGTGAAAGAGAgcgtgaagatgatgatgaacGAGGAAAGAGTCATGATTCGCGTATTTATTCACGAAgaaaaaaaagtcaaattcaATATGATTGTCGAGACGTTCCAGCGAAGCACAGATGCTTGGagaagtgttttttttttaacaaaaaaaaaaattaagaatttaaattaattgtttttttttaattgttaattgtTTCTTTCTAAAAACACGTATTCAcgttaattatatttttaaatatatatatatatatatatttttaaagcatttaatgtaattcaatagttatataaaaaataataacaaccACACCTATAAAAATTAAATGTTTGATCATTGTtatcatatatatacacatctatttgtattattttatttaaaagaagaaCAGATCATTTTGGCTTTTTCAAGAATAATACCTCTTCATTTAATTCAATAATATGTATATAAATTATTGTTTTCTAAGCAAATAATAAGTCTACTACATATTTATGTTAACAACTCTTTACATTTGAGAGATCTCACTaattatttcataattaattTGTCATAAATTGCATGTATCATATAACATCCCCATTTTCCCATTTTAAAGTTTTTATCATATGGAGAGCTATTCACGATTTCACATATATAAGACCTcaataggaaaaaaaaaagattattaTGGCTATTTTTTTAATCAACTAGTGGAACAATTAAGAAATACTGCAAACTATTTGTCTATTGCGCTTTACTTTGGTTGTATGATTGGTATTGTCATATAATAAATTACAAGCATTGTtacatttgaaattaattttcaaaaaatattggtCTATtaggtaaaaatattttccagttttatatatatatatatatatatatatagacacacacacaaccCCACAATTATATGTGATAAGATCAATCACTAATGAATTATTACACATTTATCTATAAATAATTACTACAATGATCGCTTCAACGAAAGGGCTTATCCCAAAGCTTAAACAATAATAATTAATCACGGGgttatgatttttaatcaaCATCGGAAAAGACGCTAACGACGTCGGTGCAGCCGACCTTTTTCCTCAATCTCTCGGCCAATTTGACGATGTCGGTCCCGTTTCCTATGATCACCACTTGGTTTTTCTGCTGCCCCGTCTCGCGCTAGTGATTCAATACCTAAATAACAAAGAAGAAATTATGGAggataattaatataaaaagatATAATTTACATTACAATAACTGAACATTTTGACGAACCGCTAAAGCTTTTCTTGGGCATTTTGGGCAAGGCAAGTTTTACTTGGAACACGATTCTTTTAATCAAAATCAGGAAATTGAAATGAATTAATGCTCATTGGAACTAAATTATTGAATAACAACAGTACTTATACgtgagaaaattaattttacaCTGCAGACCTTCAtctttgaattaattttaaatgaaatgATTTTGACTAAGTTCGAAACTTGGAGATGAAGGGTAAggtataaaattatataaatcagacaattctattttattttttaaaaatatttttcaggttATTAAATTCACCTTTACTTGGTACCTTTTATCTTGAGTCTTACTGAAAGTTGCTAGTTTTTTCTGTGATGTCGTGATGCATATTCCTTTGGGTATTTTGCATTGCTGTTAGATGAAAATTGTGATATATGTCGGAAGATCAGTTGTGTTTCCAAGAGGTCTTGCCGATGGATATCGCGATTTTTATTCACATTATACGCGTTAATTAACGCTTCAACTTTAAAAACAACAAATATTATGCATTACTTAAGCATTTTTAACATTTATtcatataaaataaaagaatttattGATACTTACTTGGTATATTTCTATTGTTTCGAACTCTAAATTAACTATATTTTATTCGCTACTAAATTTTATCATATgttttagttttaaatttttagtcAAGCCAATAAATTGATATATCAGTCTATTTTGCGCACACAATACACCAACACATCTGCGTTCCAGATTGATATAAAAGTTTGCacacaaaaaaatattacagAAGATTTACAAGTCGAACAACAAGGCTGTGTAttttcacacaacacacacatgtATCCTTCCTTTCCTTTCGGGGAGACAAAAAAGGGGAAACCTGTGAGAATCCTGGACGCATATGATAAAAGAGTAAAGACTATATAAACGTAATATACACTCTGTTTAAGGTTCGCAAGCCATCGCAAAATCCACACCGTGTCAACCAATATTTCTTGAATCTGAACATCGGAACTTATAACATCAGCTGGATGAGAGTCTGATTCTATTGGTTATCTCCATCGAGCAAACGGGGCACCAGTGAAGATCAGTGCTACACTCATAGCATACCTGCACATCAGCACATGCACAAAGTTTATGTACTCAGAAAATTTATATGTCCTAACAATGCAATCTTTCTGACTCACTGTTTTGCTTACCGTATGTCCACATCCGAGTGCGACATCCCATTTGTTCCCGTAGCAAACCGGGCAGTTCTGCGGGGCATCAGCTGAGTAAACTCAGGATGAAAGATGGTAATAGATGGATGTGCTAATTTATATTGTGCGAGGAATTTACCATGGTACTGGGGGACGGGGGACAGTAAGCCGTGGAAGCTGTTCGAGAGGAGCTGCTCGTCGTGGGGGGATACAGGGAAGCATACTGTTGCCTATAGTTTGTTGTTGGAGGAGGCAATGGATCTTTTGTGATATTACCTCTCCTCTTGCTGCGGAATAACGAGCGGTTAGTCTCAGGCGATGCTTATGTCAAAGCACGAGAATTGTTAGAAAAAGAGACACATTTACTTACCCCAATAATTGAAGCTCCAGTGTTGCCTTGTATTGTGAGGGGATTTCCATTAATGCCCACAGGGCAAACTCTGCTTCCCGCTGAGTTAACGGGATGTCTTTCGACATGATTTTTGTAAAATTAACAAACTGCATCCTAAAATGGGTGAATTTTCTGCTCCTACATAtattcagtacatgatcatgtttaggAGTGATGATTTTGGAAGTTTTTGACCTGAATATTATCAAAGGCTCTGGCTGGAATGTTGTCGTCGAACTCCTTCATTGTGTCCCATGGCCCGTCTCCAACTCCAACCACGATTATCGACAACGGGTACATGCTGCAAGACAGACAACAACACAAATAAACCAAATATTTCTTATCTAGCTAGGCCAAAAAAATCCATTTTCATTTCAATAACCTTGCTTTCACAATCGCATCGGTTGTGCTGCTCTCTTGAGGACTAAACTGCCCCACTCCGGTGTCAACACTTCGTGTCACCTGCCCGTCAGCTATGATCAAAAGTACATGATACTGACCACCACTGTCATCAACTATTCCGATTGCGGTTTCGATTATCGGGCCAAATGATGTTGGTCCTACACCAAGAAAGTCAGTTTAGGCAACCCAAAAgctcaaatttcaagaaaatgataAAACATCGTGAGCCCATAGAAATCCGTCGACCTGCTAACTTAATGTCTCCTACAAGCTCTCTGTATCGATTCAACGCCTCCTCGAATCCATAGCAGGGCCGATGGTTTGGATAAAAGCTGAACACATCTCGATCGTGGGTAGTTACTGCAAGAATCAATCAACATATTCAACACTGCTGATCAAATTTCATGGTAAAATAACTGTTATATATTTACACTGACACACATACCGTCACCAAAGCCGAAACAAGGAATGAGATTATCCTCATCAAAAGTCGAAAGAGTCCTTCCAATAATGGAGATGGCATGCTCGTATGGATTTAAGTCATCCCCAAGGTGATGCAGACTCTTCCCGTTGAAAGACTTCTTCCCCGTCCATTCATTGCTTTTCGTGAAGTCAATGGCAACGATGAGATTAGAGGATTCGAGACCGGAATCAACAAGAGCTTGTGTCACCTGAAACATAAATCAAACACGATAAATACTCAAGAAACAATTAACTCAAGTAATATCTGATAATTGACCTGTTCGAGAGAATTATAGTCGTCGTGAATTCTCAGATACTTTTTTTGAAACTCGGTTGCTCTGTCATATTCAGAACTAAAGTAGCTTTCTGCATGAGCATGACGGGGAGAAGAGCTCGAACGAGATCCACGGCTGAACGAATCATGGCGTCTTGTGCTGCCATTGCTGGATGGTTTTGCACCCATGCCGTAAAATATCGAAAACTGCTCAATGCAAAAAGATTCCAGTCAGCATCGATCTAATACATAAGCCATGATTCTCCGAAATATTTTGAAATCCAGGGATGCATGAATCAAGATTTTTTCCTAGTTCGTGCATTCTTTGAAAGTGTAGAACCAAGTTAATCGCCGATCAAATTAAATCAAAgtgattttattttcttttttcaaaaaCATTCTTACCTGAGAAATATATAATGACGACGATGGAAGGAAAGAAAGACAGTAGCTGAGGGGACTTTAAGGGCAAAACTAGAAGGGAATGAATGAAATAGCCATTTTTCTGCCTGAAAGGTCACGTTAACTGAGAAGTTGActtcttaatatatatatattgcctCGCCCAAATGAGATATATGATACTCCATTTTTAACATTCTTGATTGAATTTTCGACTTTATATAAAACTATATATAAATTCTTTTCGTCAACGTCGACTTGATCATGCCGGTGTTGAGGAATAAATACTGTTTAAAATATTCCACCAACGGAATCGCACGCTCAATAATTAAAGACACAATTGCTAAATTAATTTCGTCGAATTTGGCACCAAAAATCAACCAAGTCTTGTCAGCTACTTCTAATAAGGTTCCATAGCTGTTTGAAGTTTCTGTAATGAAGAACTGACCACCTTAATGCATGGTGGCTATTTATTCAGTATTTACCAGACTGTCCTAACTTGAACTAGGTCTGTAAGATTCAAACCAATTtgtttttggtattttttttgttttaatttggTAAAAATACCAAGCACTATTTGTGAAATAGGGACCTAGCAAATTAAACGAGCATGCAGATAAGTAATCTTTTAATAACTAGTTCAAACTCAGTTGAGTGGCGTTCTTTTATTTGGCAGATTTTCTTGGTGGGTAGGGGAAACTGGATAAATTGGAAATCAGTACCCATGACCAGGAAATTCCTCTCGGCGGTTGCGATATTATTATCATTACTATTATCTATAATCACTATAtgtattattaaattttgttgaTGTCacgataattttttaaaaatattgacatttaaaattataaattattctattttcatttaataaatatatattttattaaatttatgttttatttatcactaacatatttattttcaaaaatttgtagAACTATTGAAATATCTATGTAATTTTATATATCcaagtttttgaatttttaaatgattatatcattATTAATATACAAAATTATTATAGAACACATTAGattaaaaataacacaaaaaacAGCGCACACATTTTGTATGCAAAAGTTCTCTAGTTATTATTAATAATCCACTTGTAATTATGCCCATCATGATTAATATTATCATACCCATGACTCACAATCCCCATGCAAGTCAaagatatatattattataccATCGTTTCTGTTCGAGTTGACGTAGTAGGTGAATATTTGATCAGTAATTCAAAACCAGCACATATTTCCAACGAATTTGTCACACTGAAGTGCAAACTATTGCGTTAATCTGGAAATTTGTATAATGTATACCGAATAATAACTACTTGACTATTACCTCATAAAAAAAGAGAGTTTATTATACAATCAAATCTTATTGATGCAATTCACATGAATACCGGAAAGCTTTTCCCGATCAAAAGTGGGGCAAAATTGGCTTTGTTAAAGTTATTTTTTCCACATTCCATTAAGACGGACTAATTTATatgcaaaaatttatgtgagatgatctcacgagtcatattttgtgagacagatctcttattgggtcatccataacaaatattactttttattgtggatatcggtaagattgacccgtctcacagataaaaatttgtgagaccatctcacaagatacctactctaatttatatattttcgtttCTATTTAAAAATTTGTCCTAAACTACCctgtaatttataaattatattcCAGTTATACCGATGGCTTTATTTTGAATCTACATCTTTGTATTTGTGGCGCGTGGCGGATAATCGTCTTTTAATCCGATATTTTTTCtatataaaaataagttagcatTTAGTTTCACCTCTtacattttgttatatatttttattctttaatCTCTTCCACCTAAATTGCATGACTTTCTAATATAATGTTTATTATTCTTTtatatttctaatttttttttttttgaaaagtggAAAAATCCCTGCTCCTATGTTAGCCATATCCCGAACATAATTAAGCCCAAGCCCATTTACCTTTGCCCCTTCAGGCCCACAATTTGTGAAGCCTTTAATTCACCTGCCATGTTCTGGAGCAATATTAAAGTTATTCACGTGTTATCAATGAAATGCTATAAAAGGGATATGAGAAGGGATTTTTTCATTTAGCTggtatatataaaattttaattctacGGTTGTCAAGAAATTacgtgagatggtctcacaggtcgtattttgtgagacatatttcttatttgggttatccatgaaaaaatattactttttatgctaagagtattattttttattgtgaatatcggtatggttgacccgtttcacagataaagattcgtgagaccgtctcacaaaagaccaaCTCTTGAAGGTTTagtaatgaaaatatttaaatgcttCAAAAATTACTTACATtacacaaataaaaaaaaaagttggcTGCACCCGAAACCAAATTTTGTCTAATTAAATGACCGAACCCAAAACAAGCGAATTTATATGGCTAATTTGGTTGTTTTCCCTTTTAGTTTATATGTCAATTAAAATGACGACGTAACTAAATAATAAAGTTGacagaaataaaaatatattaattacccaatttatcaaaattttattaatgaaataattaatatatgagtGATGAGAGTGGAGATCAGCACTAATTAACAATAATTAACAAGTTAAAAAAGCAGGAacagagaaaaaaaatttgaattaaattatttcaacCATTCAAATTTAAAGCAACTTAATATTTGTAAGTTTGGACTTTGGAGTCGTAGTCCTAGTTAAGCTGGTTCCTTTATATTGAATTGAATTGATTGAATACTAAAGAATTTGATCAACCTGCACGTTATAGATATTCTTCGTCAAGCAATTGTGGTACAGAATTCGATTTCTTCGGGGTTATGAATTCCACCATCTTATTCTTATTCCTAAAAACAAAGGATTTAAAAGATTTCAAGTAATGCTTTGATTCGTAGGGTGACACAATAAATGACGCGTGatataaaaatgataaatcaatatatatgcTCATAATCTTCTGTTCTAAATTATGCTACACTTTGTTGAAACAAGCTAGATTTACACGAATTATTACACTAAGATGAGTAGGTTTATTGTGAGAGTATCTCACAGACCTATATCCACGAGACATGTCGATCCGACTTATATCTACcatgaaaaataatagttttaaaataaaattaatattttttatgagttgaatgaaattatatattattatcacaaaattaatttatgaaaCGTTCTTACAGGTCTTTTTACACGTAACCGTGCCAATTAAATCCGTCCCAAATCACATGCATGTCAATATTTGGATGATAATGATTTACAACCAACTTGCTTGCATGTAATCAATGGGAATTCATGTAGAGGGGCCTTTATAACATCGGGGCACACCATGGCTAACTTATATATCCCAACTCATGATCTCGCACGTGCCCTCACGCTACCACACGTGTATGTATGGTACGTAAGTGCACACGCTAAAAAAGTAGATAGCGAAATCTAAGTTCCGTGCCTTGTCTCACAGTGGCAATGGCATATCGGATGTTGGGCCTCGTTTGCCTAATTTTTAGAGaacatttatattatttttaaagaaaaaaaattattcacttataatattaaataaaaataaatgcatAATTCACATGCCAATTAATTGGGAAGTATTGGGCATTTTCCAGTTTTCAACAATGGTTTTCGATGAAAGGGAATTAATTTTATTGTTCTAATTAAGTTCATTTTCGTTTAAATAGTATATTTATGAATATGATTTCTTTTTTGTGCGGATATATTCATTAATTCGGGTATCAATTTTAGAATTTAAAGTTGGCCCTCACGTTGGTCGATATTTTGGATTTTGCCAGTAGAAGAGCGATAATTGTATCCACGGAATTTGTAGCATTCGTTTTCACTTATGGTCCAATCGCCTTCAATTACATAAATTATTCTAAATCAAATATATAAGGTCCCGTTTGGTTGGGGGGTCTTTCAACTATGTGGCCAAAATCTTGTATCACCAATAATATTACGTCATCACATTTAATATTGAATTAGACTCACTCCCATCGGtttcattttcatattttaaaaggCATAATTGTTAGTCTGAAAAAAAAAGGTTAATAACAAGTGGGTCTTAAGACCGACTCACGGATCTtgatttgtgagacgggtcaatcctacccatattcacaataaaaagtaatactcttagtataaaaagtaatattttttcatggatgacccaaatagatacatgtctcacaaaatacgacccgtgaggccgtctcacacaagtttttgtctacatcaagaaagaaaaaccgtttccaaaaaaaattaaaatctaatGTAAAAATTAACTACCCaaaatttttgtgtttttaaattgagtaggtctcttgtaagacggtttcacgaatattTATATATGAGACTTgccaactctaccgatattcataataaaaatattatacataTATCATCGACTGGAATCACGTGATTTGAATAAAGGAAGAAACGATGGAAGTTAAAATCAAATTGGACAGatctattaatttatatttttaacatttttttgaTCAGAGAAGATTGATAGTTATAATTGAATTACGAACTTTAAATTTATCTTAAATTTTAGATCTCGACAAATGTGCTACCGTTCATCGGCTAATCTAATCTAACACTTAAACAATACAACTTTGATTTActcgaaaaaataaaataggATTGAAAGGTTGATTTTGCACTGCGCCTTTTCAGTTTTAGTTTGACCGCATCATCCCTCCACTCTGTGTCGTGATCGGCCTAATAGTTTATCCAGAAATGGAGATGCTCCAGAGttgctttttatttatttatttattttttaaagcatttaatTTCATTCAATTGCTGTTTCTTTGGGTCTCTCTCTCCTCCACTTATTAGTTGTCATTCACAGCAAGAAAATACCAATAACAAAAAACAAGGCTATGGGGCAGTTGCTTTTCCTTCCCATCAGATTCTTTTGACTGCCAAACCTGAGCTCCAATCTTTGATCATTGCTGATTTAGGTGCTGTTCTTTTTCCATCCTTCAAGCTCGCAAACTTTTGGGTTCTTGATTAATGGTTCTGGACCTTTGATGTCAAGCTACGTGCAAATGGTTTTTTGATTGTGGATCTGGGTTGGATTTTTCTTTCAAATGTGGATTTTCTTGATCAAGATCCCATTTTTAACGCTGGATTTCCCTCTAATCGAGTGTTCTGATGAATTGTTTGTTTTGTGTATGTGAAGTGACTGCATGTAATCGTAAAACTGCTGCATTTGTCAGGAACTGACTTGATTTAGTTCATCTTTACTTTTTATCTGGTGGTCCTTGATTCCctgtttgaattttatttttctgggTTGAATCTTTCAGGTTTTCTGGAAGTAGGGTTGATTTTATAGTTTTGCTAAAAGCCTCTTTCTGGGAGAAAAGTAACTGTATGGACTTTGGGGTTATACGGCTCACACTATTCCCTACTGTGCTATTACTGTCTTTTTAACCTTTTTTCTTGatgaaaattttccatctttttTCTTATTCCAATTGATATATCGTAAAGCTTTGTGCAGCTTTGAGTGGGAGCTTTCGAgtatgtatgcatgtatgtgtgtGGGCGTTTGAATTCGTTCTTTAGATTGAGATTTAGGCCCTTGGCTGTTTTTAGATTGTTTCCTGAAAAATCTTATCTTTGACAGTTTGTTGCGGTTTGGGGAACTTGAGCAATGCTATCTGTCATCTGAATCATTTAAGACACTGCGACTATTTTTCACTGAGATCTATTATATGAGCATTGCATATTTTTACTCCTTGCCCGTCTAAGAATCATTCTCACTGATGCTTCCTAGACTCCTAGTAATTTGTGAATACTATTTCTCTATGCAGTGAGCATGATTAAGGCTTTTTGGTGATGTTTTACTACGTTTAGTAATTGAAACTCAGTAAATAGTTTTTTTATATGAGCATGATTAAGGCTTTTTGGTGATGTTTTACTACGTTTAGTAATCGAAACTCAGTaaatagtttttttatataaaaaaatagtaaattaTGTAGTTATATATAATGACTGTTAGTAGCTTAATAGCTTTTCCTTCACAGGCTTGTGCTTCTTCAGAGTCGGTGCTGATAAGATGTTTGGGTGTTAAATCAACATGGTCAATTCTGTTATTGCTGCGGCTGCTAAACATATTAGCTGCATCTAGCCTTAAGATAAGCCTGTTGTTTCTCTGATGGCCTCAAACTATGGAGCTATATCAGC is a window encoding:
- the LOC142527533 gene encoding ras-related protein RABB1c; the protein is MSYAYLFKYIIIGDTGVGKSCLLLQFTDKRFQPVHDLTIGVEFGARMITIDSKPIKLQIWDTAGQESFRSITRSYYRGAAGALLVYDITRRETFNHLASWLEDARQHANPNMTVILIGSKCDLAHRRAVSTEEGEQFAKEHGLLFMEASAKTAQNVEEAFIKTAATIYKKIQDGVFDVSNESFGIKVGYGGIPGPSGGRDGSSSQAGGCCG
- the LOC142527951 gene encoding E3 ubiquitin-protein ligase RGLG3-like yields the protein MGAKPSSNGSTRRHDSFSRGSRSSSSPRHAHAESYFSSEYDRATEFQKKYLRIHDDYNSLEQVTQALVDSGLESSNLIVAIDFTKSNEWTGKKSFNGKSLHHLGDDLNPYEHAISIIGRTLSTFDEDNLIPCFGFGDVTTHDRDVFSFYPNHRPCYGFEEALNRYRELVGDIKLAGPTSFGPIIETAIGIVDDSGGQYHVLLIIADGQVTRSVDTGVGQFSPQESSTTDAIVKASMYPLSIIVVGVGDGPWDTMKEFDDNIPARAFDNIQFVNFTKIMSKDIPLTQREAEFALWALMEIPSQYKATLELQLLGKRRGNITKDPLPPPTTNYRQQYASLYPPTTSSSSRTASTAYCPPSPSTMNCPVCYGNKWDVALGCGHTVCYECSTDLHWCPVCSMEITNRIRLSSS